A single window of Polyodon spathula isolate WHYD16114869_AA chromosome 2, ASM1765450v1, whole genome shotgun sequence DNA harbors:
- the LOC121299945 gene encoding FAST kinase domain-containing protein 5, mitochondrial-like, whose amino-acid sequence MASGLLCQRLPLRGMRRFAAVSWRARGEETTGGPIQMISNHSNEDQEEGQNPDAVLPNLPGYTVPYNPSAYCRTHRSQVVTTRRPSAADEDEPPEVKPLALGSKQQQLQQQQTRNTYTVSCSRRLSNAKNTLLDLAFGKAGENKQGAAGVKAGGFSGTEDREALYDSKEDPRAFQKLREEYRALCHSLSELPKPISTEEGFLVLHKVNVLKGTLSPQSISEFFEKLGQLPTEQQVLVKSDTRFAMLCRYAVENLRLFTSPQLINILRAFVRLGIPPTHSMLNVFNSELCRRVWDLDSTQVLLVGDLWRCLGRAVPQYLDLAYNRLGLRCRELTLPQLVQLVYLIGEGRRAPQELMQNLEVLILRFLDQTTPEELGALCLGFFKSKSALSEQAMRRIGDRAEAMLEDMSNYAVVNVLKMLRYSHVDHVGFLRRLGEVVPGRAPSMGAQGLMHIALACSSLHYLDERIFEAIAAEVPVKVAHCRSKDTAKLLWAFSSLSYQPSNAESFFSSLTQQLRVKGAEFERYPEHLLTGLLALAFAGRFPHDLINLALSPGFVKLAAESTQLELKKDLFTLDGTVELELPGYAGPRLPEEICTEVTEMLWGFASQDVCQKAEVREAETLLQSMLGGPQYVKNHMILPHMRSSDLEIHLDSAGRALPFNTQSVAAMDPGTQREQRIRKWEMKHAGVPLTDDLVSQLLNAKSSRSTPEPAADESGGGGPRTLDSASPTAGEIRKEFFSGVVLTEGLLDAMTGSSSSIPHLSPPAEPLSPLPGVRRLAVQVSNRNQFCYGSRHLLGLHAMKRRQLSRAGYTVLELPFWEWFPLLRRTRSEKLAYLHCKLYGALD is encoded by the coding sequence ATGGCGTCGGGGTTGCTGTGCCAGAGGCTCCCTTTGCGGGGGATGCGCAGGTTTGCGGCAGTGTCCTGGAGAGCAAGAGGTGAAGAAACAACGGGCGGCCCCATCCAGATGATCAGTAACCATAGCAATGAGGACCAGGAGGAGGGACAGAATCCTGATGCTGTGCTGCCCAACCTTCCGGGGTACACGGTGCCTTACAACCCCTCCGCATACTGCCGAACACACCGGAGCCAGGTAGTAACAACGCGTAGACCCAGTGCTGCAGATGAGGATGAGCCCCCTGAAGTCAAGCCTCTGGCCTTGGgctcaaagcagcagcagctacagcagcagcagacgAGAAACACCTACACTGTGTCCTGCTCTCGACGGCTGTCCAATGCAAAGAACACGCTCCTGGACCTGGCTTTTGGGAAGGCTGGTGAGAATAAGCAGGGAGCGGCCGGGGTCAAGGCAGGCGGCTTCAGTGGCACAGAGGACAGAGAGGCACTGTATGACAGCAAAGAGGATCCCAGGGCTTTCCAGAAACTGAGGGAGGAGTACAGAGCTCTCTGTCACAGCCTCTCAGAGCTGCCCAAACCCATTTCTACAGAGGAGGGCTTCCTGGTCCTGCATAAAGTGAACGTGCTGAAAGGGACTCTCAGTCCTCAGTCAATCAGTGAGTTTTTTGAGAAGCTGGGCCAGCTTCCCACAGAGCAGCAGGTGCTGGTGAAGTCAGACACTCGGTTTGCCATGTTGTGCCGATATGCTGTGGAGAATCTGCGTCTGTTCACCTCCCCTCAGCTGATAAACATCCTGAGAGCCTTTGTAAGGTTGGGGATTCCCCCCACACACAGCATGCTGAATGTGTTCAATTCAGAGCTTTGCAGACGGGTCTGGGATCTAGACTCCACTCAGGTTCTGCTGGTGGGGGACCTGTGGCGATGTTTGGGTCGGGCTGTGCCACAGTACTTGGATCTTGCCTACAACAGACTAGGACTGCGGTGCAGAGAGCTGACTCTGCCACAGCTTGTACAACTGGTTTACCTCATAGGGGAGGGCAGGAGAGCCCCACAGGAGCTAATGCAGAACCTGGAGGTCCTGATTCTGAGGTTCTTGGATCAGACGACTCCTGAGGAGCTAGGAGCACTGTGCCTGGGCTTCTTCAAATCCAAAAGTGCGCTCTCTGAGCAGGCCATGCGCAGGATTGGGGACAGAGCCGAGGCCATGCTGGAGGACATGAGCAACTATGCTGTGGTGAACGTGCTCAAGATGCTCCGATACAGCCATGTGGATCATGTGGGATTCCTGAGGAGACTGGGAGAGGTGGTCCCAGGGAGAGCCCCCTCGATGGGAGCTCAGGGACTCATGCACATTGCCTTGGCCTGCTCCTCCTTGCACTATCTCGACGAGAGGATCTTTGAAGCCATAGCTGCAGAGGTGCCTGTTAAAGTTGCTCACTGCCGTAGCAAAGACACTGCCAAGTTGCTCTGGGCCTTTTCCTCCCTGAGCTACCAGCCCAGCAATGCGGAATCCTTTTTCTCCAGCCTCACGCAGCAACTGCGTGTGAAAGGTGCAGAGTTTGAAAGGTACCCTGAACACCTTCTGACTGGGCTTCTCGCACTAGCTTTTGCTGGCCGCTTCCCGCATGACCTCATAAATCTCGCCCTCAGTCCTGGCTTTGTGAAACTAGCTGCCGAGTCCACCCAGCTAGAACTGAAGAAGGACCTCTTCACCCTGGATGGCACAGTGGAGCTGGAGCTCCCTGGATATGCTGGCCCCCGTCTTCCAGAGGAAATCTGCACAGAGGTGACAGAGATGCTCTGGGGATTTGCCAGCCAGGACGTGTGCCAGAAAGCAGAAGTGCGAGAGGCTGAGACCCTGCTGCAGTCCATGCTGGGGGGCCCTCAGTACGTGAAGAACCATATGATCCTGCCACACATGAGGTCCAGTGACCTGGAGATCCACCTGGACTCCGCAGGGAGAGCCCTGCCCTTCAACACACAGTCAGTTGCAGCCATGGACCCGGGTACACAGCGGGAGCAGCGCATCAGGAAGTGGGAGATGAAGCACGCAGGAGTGCCCCTCACAGACGATCTAGTGTCTCAGCTCCTGAATGCGAAGAGCAGTAGAAGCACCCCTGAGCCTGCAGCTGATGAGAGCGGTGGCGGCGGCCCCAGGACTTTGGATAGCGCGAGTCCGACAGCAGGAGAGATCAGGAAGGAGTTCTTCAGTGGTGTTGTCCTGACTGAGGGTCTCCTGGATGCCATGACAGGGTCTTCCAGCTCCATACCCCACCTCTCCCCCCCAGCAGagcccctctctcccctccccggAGTGCGCAGACTGGCGGTCCAGGTCTCGAACCGGAACCAGTTCTGCTACGGGTCCCGTCACCTCCTGGGGCTTCATGCCATGAAGAGACGGCAGCTGAGCCGGGCTGGCTACACAGTGCTGGAGCTGCCCTTCTGGGAGTGGTTCCCTCTGCTCAGACGCACACGCTCTGAGAAACTCGCCTATCTCCATTGCAAGCTCTATGGGGCCCTTGACTAA